The nucleotide window CCATCCGCGCGATATCGACCACTGCTTCCGTGTGCCCGGCACGCACCAGGGTGCCGCCATCACGGGCCATCAGGGGAAACACATGCCCCGGCGTCACGATATCGTCCCGCGCCGATTTGGAATCGATGGCAACCTGAACAGTCCGGGCGCGGTCATGCGCCGAGATACCGGTCGTTACCCCTTCCCGCGCCTCAATAGAGACGGTGAAGGCGGTTTCATGCCGCGTGCCGTTATTGGAGGACATCAGTGGCAGGCCGAGCTTCTCGATCCGCTCCCGCTCCATGGAGAGGCAAATCAAGCCGCGGCCATATTTGGCCATGAAATTGATCGCTTCCGGCGTGGCCATCTGGGCGGGGATACAGAGGTCGCCCTCGTTCTCGCGATCCTCGTCATCGACAAGGATGAACATGCGCCCCTGGCGCGCCTCCTCGACCACCTCCTCAATGGAGGAGAGAGCGGTGCGATAGAGCTCGCCAAGCGGTTCAGCCGTTTCAGTCATTCCGTGGTTCCCGGACGTCCAACAGGCGCGCAACATAGCGGGCAAGCATGTCGACTTCCATGTTCAATTCGTCGCCCGGCTTGCGATCACTCAACGTGGTCTCGTTCCAGGTGTGATCAATAATGTTCACGCCGAAGGTGTCGGCGGAAACTTCGTTTACTGTCAGAGAGATACCGTCAAGCGTCACCGCCCCCTTGGGCGCCACGAAAGCGGCCAGAGAACGGTCGGGCCTGAGTGTCAGCCGGCGGCTGTCGCCTTCAGGAACGATAGAGAGGATCTCCGCGAGCCCGTCGACATGCCCGCTGACGATATGTCCGCCAAGCTCGTCCCCGACCTTGAGAGCCCGCTCCAGATTGATCCGTGCGCCCTCTTTCCAACCGCCGAGATTGGTCTTGGAGAGGGTCTCAGCCGAGACATCGGCAGCGAACCAGCCGTCACCCTTGTCGACAACGGTAAGGCAGCAACCGGAGCAGGCAATGGAGGCGCCAAGCGCAACGGTGTCCATATCGAAGGTAGCCGACACGGCCATACGCGTGTCGCCACCCTTTTCGATACGGCAGACCGTACCGATATGCGTGATGATTCCTGTGAACATGGCCGTAACCTAGTTTCGACGGCGGTAGGTTTCCACCAGATCTTCACCTACGGGCCGGACATAACGCCGTTCGAAACGCGGCATGAATTCGAGAAGCTCGAGACCGAGATCACGAACAGCGCTCAATCCGTCGCCGCCGATGATGGCCGGCGCGCGAAACCAGACCAACTCGTCGACGCGTTCCTCGCGCACGAATGTGCTGGCAAGCTCGCCGCCGGATTCCACCATCAACCGGGTTACACCCCGCTCTGCAAGCAGGGAGAGGACAGCATCGAGATCAAGCCGGCCGTCCTTGACCGCCATCCCGCCAGCCACATCAACACCAGCGGCCGACAAGGCCTGCGCTTTCGGGTCGTCCGCCGCAATCGCGGTGATAACCGTCGTCGGGATATCACGGGCGGTCTCAACGACAATCTGGTCCGTTGTCAGTCTCAGTCCCCCGTCAAGGATCACACGGTCCGGTGAGCGTGCCATCAACCCCGGCAGACGGCATGTCAGCGCCGGGTCGTCTGCCAGCACGGTCCCTATTCCGGTCATGATAGCATCGTGACTGGCCCTGATCTGGTGCGACACAGCGCGGGCTCCGGTACCGGTGATCCACTGGCTTCGCCCGTTCGCCAGCGCCACCTTGCCATCGAGAGACGTCGCCAGCTTCAGGGTCACGAAAGGACGTTTCTTACGGATACGAGTGAGAAAGCCCTGATTAAGTTCCTCTGCTTCCTTCTCCAGAAGGCCGGAGGCAACCTCAATCCCGGCCTCGGTCAGCCTGGTGTGGCCGGTGCCGTCAACTCGAGGGTCAGGATCGCGCAGGGCATAGACCACCTTTGCCACGCCGGCTGCAATCAGTGCATCCGTGCAGGGCGGGGATGCACCGTGATGCGCACATGGCTCCAGGGAGACATAAACAGTCGCCCCCCTTGCCGCCTCCCCTGCATCGGCAAGGGCCACCGGCTCAGCATGCGGGCGCCCGCCTGGCTGCGTCCAGCCGCGACCGACAATCCTGCCGTCCCGGACGATGACGCACCCGACAGACGGGTTCGGCGCAACCTGCCCGAGACCGCGCCTGGCCAGCGCCAGGGCGTGCCGCATGAAGGAGATTTCTTGGTCCATTGTTCCACGCTCCCGTCAAGGCTCCGGCCCGAGGACTGAACCCTCGGGCAGAACCCAGACGCCGGGCGGCGAGGACCTTCAGTCGTCGCCGTCGTGACTGATTTCTTCGACGAATTCCTCGAAGTCTTTGGCTTCGCGGAAGTTCTTGTAGACCGACGCAAACCGGACATAGGCAACCTGATCCAAATTGGCCAGGGATTCCATGACCATCTGCCCGATCACTTCGGACGGAATCTCCGCCTCGCCCATGCTTTCCAGTCGCCGGACGATGCTGGTCACCATCCGCTCGATGCGTTCCGGGTCGACCGGGCGCTTGCGCATCGAAATCTGCACGGACCGGACCAGTTTGTCCCGATCGAAGGGTGCCCTCTTGCCTGTCTTCTTGACCACGGTCAGCTCACGGAGCTGAACCCGTTCAAAGGTCGTGAAACGCGCACCGCAGGCCGGGCAGAACCGGCGCCGCCGAATAGCCGCATGGTCTTCCGTTGGACGGGAGTCCTTCACCTGGGTATCGGTGTGGCCGCAAAACGGACAACGCATGGTCTTCCCCCTTCAATCAGTCAACTGGCAGCGGCCGCCCCGGGCCGCGACCGGGATTAGTAGATCGGGAACCTGTCACACAACACCCGGACATCTTCCCTGACCTTCTCTTCGGTCAGCGAGCTGTCGTCCGGATTCTGCGCAACGGCATCAAGCACGTCGCCGATCAGGTTTCCGATTTCCTGGAACTCCGCCACACCAAAGCCGCGCGTGGTCCCAGCCGGCGTGCCAAGACGCACTCCGGACGTGATCATCGGCTTTTCCGGATCGAACGGAACGCCGTTTTTG belongs to Nisaea sp. and includes:
- a CDS encoding riboflavin synthase encodes the protein MFTGIITHIGTVCRIEKGGDTRMAVSATFDMDTVALGASIACSGCCLTVVDKGDGWFAADVSAETLSKTNLGGWKEGARINLERALKVGDELGGHIVSGHVDGLAEILSIVPEGDSRRLTLRPDRSLAAFVAPKGAVTLDGISLTVNEVSADTFGVNIIDHTWNETTLSDRKPGDELNMEVDMLARYVARLLDVREPRND
- the ribD gene encoding bifunctional diaminohydroxyphosphoribosylaminopyrimidine deaminase/5-amino-6-(5-phosphoribosylamino)uracil reductase RibD, whose protein sequence is MDQEISFMRHALALARRGLGQVAPNPSVGCVIVRDGRIVGRGWTQPGGRPHAEPVALADAGEAARGATVYVSLEPCAHHGASPPCTDALIAAGVAKVVYALRDPDPRVDGTGHTRLTEAGIEVASGLLEKEAEELNQGFLTRIRKKRPFVTLKLATSLDGKVALANGRSQWITGTGARAVSHQIRASHDAIMTGIGTVLADDPALTCRLPGLMARSPDRVILDGGLRLTTDQIVVETARDIPTTVITAIAADDPKAQALSAAGVDVAGGMAVKDGRLDLDAVLSLLAERGVTRLMVESGGELASTFVREERVDELVWFRAPAIIGGDGLSAVRDLGLELLEFMPRFERRYVRPVGEDLVETYRRRN
- the nrdR gene encoding transcriptional regulator NrdR; translated protein: MRCPFCGHTDTQVKDSRPTEDHAAIRRRRFCPACGARFTTFERVQLRELTVVKKTGKRAPFDRDKLVRSVQISMRKRPVDPERIERMVTSIVRRLESMGEAEIPSEVIGQMVMESLANLDQVAYVRFASVYKNFREAKDFEEFVEEISHDGDD